A genomic window from Levilactobacillus yonginensis includes:
- a CDS encoding MerR family transcriptional regulator, giving the protein MKEKELRRSLAVLPMGTVMKLTSLTARQIRYYEAQDLVFPQRSDGNRRMYSLNDVDRLLEIKDYLADGVNVAGIKAIYNQQQRAAQEKKVAESQPLTDDDVRRILQDEFIRQGGLGHPSPGIQQQRPI; this is encoded by the coding sequence ATGAAGGAAAAAGAATTGCGGCGTTCATTGGCCGTGTTGCCAATGGGAACCGTTATGAAACTGACGAGCTTGACGGCTCGACAGATTCGCTACTATGAAGCTCAAGACCTGGTATTTCCTCAACGAAGTGACGGCAACCGGCGAATGTATTCGCTTAACGATGTTGATCGGTTACTGGAAATCAAGGATTACTTGGCCGATGGTGTCAATGTGGCGGGAATCAAGGCAATCTACAACCAGCAGCAACGTGCGGCCCAGGAGAAGAAGGTCGCTGAGAGCCAGCCACTAACGGATGATGATGTCCGGCGAATTTTACAGGACGAATTTATTCGACAGGGGGGCCTCGGCCACCCGTCACCAGGTATTCAGCAACAACGACCCATTTAA
- the miaA gene encoding tRNA (adenosine(37)-N6)-dimethylallyltransferase MiaA → MEKVLAIVGPTAVGKTALSIRLAQQFNGEIISGDSMQVYRHLDIGTAKATAEEQAQAPHHLIDVRNVDQQFTVAQFVAAAQKLIREITSRGHLPIIAGGTGFYLQALFDGLKLGAEAPGDPQIREQLRTVANEQGPQYLWQQLAEKDPVAAAKIPVTNVRRTVRALEVIQVTGKLFSNQGDAGSQYDECYLALNTDRKRLYDRINQRVDLMVQSGLLDEVHWLATQGGTDLPAATGIGYRELLPVIDQPAAYPAAIDQIKQDSRHYAKRQLTWFRNQTTATWYDLVQHPAEFEQITQQVTTWLSR, encoded by the coding sequence ATGGAAAAAGTGTTAGCAATCGTGGGACCAACGGCGGTGGGAAAGACGGCGTTGTCGATCCGCTTGGCGCAGCAGTTTAATGGTGAGATCATCTCGGGCGACTCCATGCAAGTGTATCGGCACTTAGACATTGGGACGGCGAAGGCCACGGCCGAGGAACAAGCACAAGCGCCACACCACTTAATCGATGTCCGCAATGTTGATCAGCAGTTTACGGTCGCACAATTTGTGGCGGCGGCTCAGAAATTGATTCGGGAGATTACGAGCCGGGGGCATTTGCCAATCATTGCCGGCGGAACCGGTTTTTACCTACAGGCCCTGTTTGACGGCTTGAAGCTAGGTGCAGAGGCACCGGGGGACCCCCAAATCCGTGAACAACTGCGGACGGTAGCTAATGAACAAGGCCCGCAGTACCTCTGGCAACAGTTGGCTGAAAAGGATCCGGTGGCAGCAGCCAAGATTCCCGTTACCAATGTTCGACGGACAGTGCGGGCGCTGGAAGTGATTCAGGTGACGGGTAAGCTTTTCTCTAATCAGGGGGATGCCGGTTCCCAGTACGATGAATGTTACCTAGCGCTGAATACGGACCGGAAACGCTTGTACGATCGAATCAATCAGCGGGTTGACTTAATGGTACAGTCGGGTCTACTGGATGAAGTCCATTGGTTGGCAACACAAGGCGGCACAGACTTACCGGCTGCCACTGGGATTGGATACCGCGAACTGTTACCAGTAATTGATCAGCCAGCGGCTTATCCAGCGGCAATCGACCAGATTAAGCAAGATTCTCGGCACTACGCCAAGCGGCAGCTGACGTGGTTCCGTAATCAGACGACCGCTACTTGGTATGATCTGGTCCAACATCCCGCTGAATTTGAACAAATAACCCAACAAGTGACGACCTGGTTAAGCCGTTAA
- a CDS encoding glycerophosphodiester phosphodiesterase, with amino-acid sequence MFRRPLTQIIAHRGSKGTRPENTLAAFQTAIDAGADGIETDVQLTRDHQLVIMHDERVDRTTDGTGYLKDFTLAELKALDAGRFFSPEYAGTPVPTLDEVIQLLIRNDFRGVFNLELKTNKVPYPGIEQRLASYFQRQPVPFRVVFSSFRAKSLITLRTLYPEAEYAKLFKTAGQQARRMQRRHQVGALHPDIHWVKANRFWLPHVQLRPWTVNSEADMTYCFRHHFAGMFTDYPARAVAVREEIQGES; translated from the coding sequence TTGTTTAGACGACCACTGACTCAAATTATTGCGCACCGGGGCAGCAAGGGAACCCGACCTGAAAACACACTGGCTGCTTTTCAGACGGCCATCGACGCGGGGGCCGATGGGATTGAAACGGATGTTCAACTCACACGGGATCATCAGCTGGTTATCATGCACGATGAACGGGTCGACCGGACCACGGACGGGACCGGTTACCTTAAAGATTTCACATTGGCGGAGCTCAAAGCCTTGGATGCCGGGCGTTTTTTTAGTCCGGAGTATGCCGGCACGCCGGTTCCCACCCTGGACGAGGTGATTCAGCTGCTGATTCGCAATGATTTTCGGGGAGTCTTCAACCTGGAACTAAAGACCAATAAAGTTCCCTATCCCGGAATTGAACAACGGCTAGCAAGTTATTTTCAGCGACAACCGGTTCCGTTTCGAGTGGTTTTTTCTAGCTTTCGGGCAAAATCATTGATTACGCTGCGGACATTGTACCCAGAAGCTGAGTATGCCAAACTATTTAAGACGGCGGGGCAGCAGGCTCGGCGGATGCAGCGACGGCATCAGGTGGGTGCATTGCATCCAGATATTCATTGGGTCAAAGCGAACCGTTTTTGGCTGCCGCACGTGCAATTGCGGCCCTGGACGGTCAACAGTGAAGCTGACATGACGTATTGTTTCCGGCATCATTTTGCGGGAATGTTCACCGATTACCCAGCGCGGGCTGTCGCGGTACGTGAGGAAATACAAGGAGAATCTTAA
- a CDS encoding DUF3042 family protein, with the protein MKHFTKGFLFGVVATASAVAGAVFSFKKKVVEPIEDQEARFEENRKRANRKSHAAHHN; encoded by the coding sequence ATGAAGCACTTCACAAAAGGTTTCTTATTTGGCGTTGTTGCGACTGCAAGTGCCGTTGCTGGCGCGGTCTTTTCCTTCAAAAAAAAGGTCGTTGAACCAATTGAGGACCAAGAGGCCCGGTTTGAAGAAAACCGGAAGCGAGCTAACCGCAAGAGCCACGCTGCACACCATAACTAA
- a CDS encoding rhodanese-like domain-containing protein has protein sequence MVIGDSGLSGWTVYGIVLLVLIVGWAAWQGVTIMRRNRVATVIDEETFQAGMRKAQVVDLREKKDFDAGHILGARNIPYSTFKTYHHQLRADLPVYLYDSGKALSTRAALVLSKEGFQDISILKTGYTRWQGKTKKTK, from the coding sequence TTGGTTATTGGAGATAGTGGTCTTTCAGGGTGGACGGTCTATGGAATCGTCCTCCTGGTCTTAATTGTAGGCTGGGCAGCATGGCAAGGCGTGACGATTATGCGTCGCAACCGGGTTGCCACGGTCATCGATGAGGAGACCTTCCAAGCAGGGATGCGTAAGGCACAAGTCGTTGACTTACGTGAGAAGAAGGATTTTGATGCGGGGCACATTTTGGGTGCCCGGAACATCCCGTACTCGACATTTAAGACTTACCATCATCAATTGCGTGCGGACTTACCCGTTTACTTATACGATTCAGGGAAGGCCCTCAGTACGCGGGCTGCCTTGGTCCTCAGTAAGGAAGGCTTTCAGGATATTTCGATCCTGAAGACGGGTTACACACGTTGGCAAGGAAAGACTAAGAAGACAAAGTAG
- a CDS encoding ROK family glucokinase, with product MARNLIGIDLGGTTTKMAFLSTNGDILAKWSIPTDIKDEGSHIVPNIIDSINQHITNSEFSKDDFLGIGMGTPGSVDIENGTVIGAFNLNWKKRQQVRDQIQAGIGLQFILDNDANVASLGEYWKGAGEKDKDVVFVTLGTGVGGGVIAGGHLLHGINGGAGELGHVTVQPNGYLCTCGKRGCLEQYASATGVVHVAADMAKDFMGTSRLKEMEDNQESVTSKMVFYLADNGDILANQVVDRVTFYLGLALANVANILNPANIIIGGGVSNAGNTLLQPTTRYFQENAFPAVRDSTKIRLAQLGNDAGVIGAASLALRFQKTN from the coding sequence ATGGCACGGAATTTAATTGGAATCGATTTGGGTGGAACGACCACGAAAATGGCCTTCCTCTCAACTAATGGGGACATCCTTGCAAAGTGGAGCATTCCGACTGATATTAAGGATGAGGGCAGTCATATCGTTCCAAATATCATTGATTCAATCAATCAACACATTACAAATTCAGAATTTAGCAAAGATGATTTTCTGGGAATCGGTATGGGGACACCGGGTTCCGTTGATATTGAGAACGGAACAGTTATCGGTGCCTTTAATTTAAACTGGAAGAAACGGCAACAGGTCCGTGACCAGATTCAAGCCGGAATCGGTCTGCAGTTCATCTTAGACAATGATGCGAACGTGGCTTCATTGGGTGAATACTGGAAGGGTGCCGGTGAAAAAGACAAGGACGTTGTCTTTGTTACCTTAGGAACTGGTGTCGGCGGTGGGGTCATCGCCGGTGGTCATCTCTTGCACGGTATCAATGGTGGTGCCGGTGAGTTGGGCCACGTGACGGTTCAACCCAACGGTTACCTATGTACTTGTGGAAAGCGTGGTTGTCTTGAACAGTACGCTTCCGCAACCGGGGTCGTACACGTCGCTGCCGATATGGCCAAGGACTTCATGGGAACGTCTCGCTTGAAGGAAATGGAAGACAATCAAGAAAGCGTGACCTCTAAGATGGTCTTCTACTTGGCCGACAACGGTGATATCTTGGCTAACCAAGTGGTTGATCGAGTGACCTTCTACTTAGGTTTGGCATTGGCTAACGTAGCCAACATTTTGAATCCAGCTAACATCATCATTGGTGGTGGGGTGTCTAACGCTGGTAACACGTTGTTACAACCAACGACGCGTTACTTCCAAGAAAATGCCTTTCCAGCTGTGCGGGATTCAACCAAGATTCGTTTAGCCCAATTGGGTAACGACGCTGGGGTTATCGGTGCCGCTTCATTGGCTTTGCGTTTTCAAAAGACTAATTAA
- a CDS encoding YqgQ family protein: MKTLYDVQQLLKQFGIYVYIGKRLWDIEVMALELDHLRQARVVDDKTFVQAKIVLTHEHRLEEQRAKIKHQSIGGI; this comes from the coding sequence ATGAAAACGTTATATGATGTCCAGCAGCTACTAAAACAATTCGGAATTTATGTGTATATTGGCAAACGCCTTTGGGACATTGAGGTCATGGCATTGGAATTGGATCACCTCCGGCAAGCCCGCGTAGTGGATGACAAAACCTTTGTTCAGGCTAAGATTGTTTTGACACATGAACACCGCTTAGAGGAACAACGAGCAAAAATTAAACACCAATCCATTGGAGGGATTTAG
- a CDS encoding rhomboid family intramembrane serine protease — MSQIKYRLSRWNQYPFMTVGLIVIMVLVYGAMTVSGGSTNVNVLITYGAKVNALIQQGEWWRLATPMFLHIGFTHILMNMITLYFVGMQIEAAFGHTRFLVMFLVSGIGGNIASFCFSDSLSAGASTAIFGLFGAFMMLGESFWQNPVIQQLARTFMAFVVMNIAFDVFTPGIDLAGHIGGLAAGFLVAYTVGVPRIGRVSLVKRIVATAVLIGGLVWLYLHGMAQ; from the coding sequence GTGTCACAAATTAAATATCGATTGAGTCGCTGGAATCAGTACCCATTCATGACGGTGGGCTTAATTGTCATTATGGTGCTTGTTTACGGTGCCATGACAGTGTCTGGCGGCAGTACGAACGTCAACGTCTTAATTACCTATGGCGCCAAGGTGAACGCTCTGATTCAACAAGGTGAGTGGTGGCGCCTTGCCACACCAATGTTCTTACACATTGGGTTCACCCACATCCTAATGAACATGATCACACTGTACTTTGTTGGGATGCAGATTGAAGCAGCATTTGGTCACACGAGGTTCTTAGTGATGTTCTTAGTTTCTGGTATTGGGGGCAACATCGCGAGTTTTTGTTTCTCAGATAGTCTCTCTGCCGGTGCTAGTACGGCTATTTTCGGGTTGTTCGGGGCGTTCATGATGCTGGGAGAGTCCTTCTGGCAGAACCCCGTGATTCAGCAACTCGCTCGGACTTTCATGGCCTTTGTGGTGATGAACATTGCCTTTGATGTGTTTACCCCAGGGATTGACTTGGCGGGCCATATCGGTGGGTTGGCTGCTGGCTTTTTGGTAGCGTATACAGTGGGCGTTCCTAGAATTGGTCGAGTTAGTCTAGTCAAACGTATCGTGGCAACCGCGGTTCTAATCGGTGGATTGGTCTGGTTGTATTTACATGGTATGGCTCAGTAA
- a CDS encoding 5-formyltetrahydrofolate cyclo-ligase, with the protein MPTKAELRQQTIQALKMMPAEQRRAASADLYQQLFASDYWQTARTVATTVSGDFELATQPIIERAHAEGKTIAVPETLPKRQMAFHVLDDQTQLARTKFGLLEPTNGMIVAPADFELIIVPGLVFAPTGERLGFGGGYYDRYLPRTVGAKVALALPAQQIQQASWQVESFDVILDAVLTATVK; encoded by the coding sequence ATGCCGACAAAAGCTGAACTACGACAACAAACTATTCAGGCGTTAAAGATGATGCCAGCTGAGCAACGCCGGGCAGCATCAGCCGACTTGTACCAACAGTTGTTTGCCAGCGATTACTGGCAAACAGCCCGTACGGTTGCAACGACTGTCAGTGGTGACTTTGAACTGGCAACGCAACCCATTATCGAACGGGCACACGCCGAAGGTAAGACGATTGCGGTCCCTGAGACGCTGCCTAAGCGTCAGATGGCGTTTCACGTTCTCGATGATCAGACTCAGTTAGCTCGGACGAAATTTGGCTTGTTAGAGCCAACCAACGGGATGATTGTGGCTCCGGCGGATTTTGAGCTGATCATTGTGCCTGGGTTAGTCTTCGCTCCGACGGGAGAACGATTAGGCTTTGGCGGTGGTTACTATGACCGCTACTTGCCACGGACAGTGGGGGCCAAGGTGGCGTTAGCACTACCAGCCCAGCAGATTCAGCAAGCTAGTTGGCAGGTGGAATCCTTTGATGTTATCCTAGATGCGGTTTTGACCGCAACGGTAAAGTAG
- the rpmG gene encoding 50S ribosomal protein L33, whose translation MRVHITLECTECHERNYLSSKNRRNNPDRVEFKKYCPRDRKVTLHRETK comes from the coding sequence ATGCGTGTACACATCACTTTAGAATGTACAGAATGCCACGAACGCAATTACTTATCCAGCAAGAACCGGCGTAATAACCCGGACCGGGTTGAATTTAAGAAATACTGCCCACGTGACCGGAAAGTAACTTTGCATCGTGAAACTAAGTAA